One genomic segment of Halalkalicoccus jeotgali B3 includes these proteins:
- a CDS encoding recombinase family protein, which produces MQIAAYVRVSTDDQNEDRQMRAIRQKYSETETSNEIEWFCDLGESGASTSRREYQRLREHVAEYDVVVAHELDRLGRSFADLAGFVEDLREKGVGIDLVNQPIGTVGEDDWMAEMMLNMMMVFADAERKMIRSRVQEGIDAAIADGKRVGRPPFGYTVEDGFLQQIPAEYVRTQTFIREVRKGREKHATAGFFEIPESAVQSILARAEANYDVPFDNDQWRLERAKVSAGEKDLPPLDAQSRYSPALTSVPEQ; this is translated from the coding sequence ATGCAGATCGCCGCCTACGTCCGCGTCTCGACCGACGACCAGAACGAGGATCGCCAGATGCGCGCGATCCGCCAGAAGTACAGTGAGACGGAGACATCGAACGAGATCGAGTGGTTCTGTGACCTTGGCGAAAGCGGGGCATCGACCTCCCGGCGGGAGTACCAGCGTCTCCGCGAGCACGTCGCGGAGTACGACGTGGTGGTCGCGCACGAACTCGATCGGCTCGGGCGGTCGTTCGCCGACCTCGCTGGCTTCGTCGAGGACCTCCGCGAGAAAGGCGTTGGCATCGACCTCGTGAACCAACCTATCGGGACGGTCGGCGAGGACGATTGGATGGCCGAGATGATGCTCAACATGATGATGGTGTTCGCCGACGCCGAGCGCAAGATGATCCGCTCGCGCGTCCAGGAGGGTATCGACGCCGCCATCGCCGACGGCAAGCGTGTCGGTCGCCCGCCGTTCGGCTATACCGTTGAGGATGGTTTCCTCCAGCAGATTCCCGCCGAGTACGTCCGCACCCAGACGTTCATCCGCGAGGTCCGCAAGGGCCGTGAGAAGCACGCCACCGCTGGCTTTTTCGAGATTCCCGAGTCAGCGGTCCAGAGCATTCTTGCGCGGGCCGAGGCGAACTACGACGTCCCGTTCGACAACGACCAGTGGCGGCTCGAACGTGCGAAGGTCAGCGCTGGCGAGAAGGACCTCCCGCCGCTCGATGCCCAGAGCAGATACTCTCCCGCACTGACGAGCGTCCCAGAGCAGTAA
- a CDS encoding winged helix-turn-helix transcriptional regulator, giving the protein MTGIDDVDYEIIELLMENARHSYREIAKQVDRSPPTVSDRVERLQEIGVIERFTLDIDRSILVEGPSVLVELDVEPNSDETVANTLADTPAVEHIIRTLDATVLFVAHGSEQDIRALLSETLDGAQIRSYTVRLVSESTWKPQLGAESVSMECTVCGKSVDDGETVELGEQTHEVCCTSCASKIKTQYDELKEAAASE; this is encoded by the coding sequence ATGACTGGGATCGACGACGTTGATTACGAGATCATCGAGCTGCTGATGGAGAACGCTCGTCACTCCTATCGAGAGATCGCAAAGCAGGTCGACCGTTCGCCACCGACAGTTTCGGATCGCGTTGAACGTCTTCAGGAGATAGGCGTCATCGAACGATTCACCCTTGATATTGATCGGTCGATATTGGTCGAAGGACCGTCGGTACTCGTCGAACTTGATGTTGAACCCAATAGTGATGAAACCGTAGCGAACACGCTCGCTGACACGCCAGCTGTCGAACACATTATTCGAACGCTCGACGCGACGGTATTATTTGTCGCACACGGGAGCGAACAAGACATCCGGGCTCTCCTCTCGGAAACTCTCGATGGTGCACAGATTCGGAGTTACACGGTGCGACTGGTGAGTGAATCAACTTGGAAACCACAGCTGGGTGCAGAGTCGGTCTCGATGGAATGTACCGTCTGTGGAAAATCAGTTGATGACGGCGAGACAGTCGAGTTGGGTGAGCAGACTCACGAAGTCTGCTGTACGTCGTGTGCCTCGAAGATCAAGACACAATACGATGAGCTCAAAGAAGCCGCGGCGAGCGAATGA
- a CDS encoding pentapeptide repeat-containing protein, translating into MSIGSSLSFADCTLRNACLTNATLRNADCSRADLSRANCTGCDFSDSVLDATCLDRATLDGADLSHVSGAEVTLVGATLVGADLSHARFEDADLSDAD; encoded by the coding sequence GTGTCGATAGGTTCTTCCCTCTCGTTTGCGGACTGTACGCTCCGGAATGCCTGTCTGACAAACGCAACCCTACGGAACGCCGACTGTAGTCGCGCCGATCTCTCCCGAGCGAACTGTACTGGGTGTGACTTTTCGGATAGCGTTCTCGACGCCACCTGCCTGGATCGTGCTACGCTCGATGGGGCGGATCTCTCACACGTCAGCGGGGCGGAGGTGACCCTCGTTGGCGCTACGCTCGTCGGTGCCGATCTCTCGCATGCACGATTCGAAGACGCCGATCTCTCGGATGCGGACTAA
- a CDS encoding pentapeptide repeat-containing protein, which yields MRTNRRHLSNTTLRRAMLRETTLTDATLKETLLVDADLTEADLEYAAMIRTDLRGADLTGAHFYGSVHDNCRIDH from the coding sequence ATGCGGACTAACCGACGCCACCTCAGCAACACGACTCTCAGGCGCGCGATGCTTCGTGAGACGACCTTGACGGATGCAACGCTCAAAGAGACGCTTCTGGTTGACGCCGATCTTACCGAGGCGGACCTAGAGTACGCAGCGATGATCCGAACCGATCTCCGCGGGGCGGATCTCACCGGGGCTCACTTCTACGGGAGTGTCCACGACAACTGCCGGATCGACCACTGA
- a CDS encoding potassium channel family protein, translating into MIPEDESLGAVVADGNVDLLDKAIWTYGALQTISRENKLNQQASEYYVRQHDTQRRQVWARGQYLRWAKAEGARWVMQYGEGIWNVVYTALVVIVLSAVLYPLSAVGGLRRSSSGAALTYATGGPLDPSTVTGIRNLVAILAESLYFSVVTFTTLGYGDWVPLGYAKGLAMAESLIGTFIASLLIYVLARRVMW; encoded by the coding sequence ATGATCCCTGAGGACGAGTCACTCGGCGCTGTCGTCGCCGATGGGAATGTTGATCTACTGGATAAGGCGATCTGGACGTACGGCGCACTGCAAACCATTTCCCGAGAGAACAAGCTGAACCAGCAGGCGAGCGAGTATTACGTTCGGCAACACGACACCCAGCGGCGGCAAGTCTGGGCGAGGGGACAGTACCTTCGCTGGGCGAAAGCCGAAGGCGCACGCTGGGTGATGCAGTACGGTGAGGGGATTTGGAACGTGGTCTACACTGCACTCGTGGTGATCGTTCTGAGTGCAGTGCTCTATCCCCTCTCCGCGGTCGGCGGGTTGCGCCGGTCGAGTTCGGGGGCAGCTCTCACCTATGCGACGGGCGGCCCGCTCGATCCCTCCACGGTCACTGGTATCAGGAATTTGGTGGCCATTCTCGCGGAGAGCCTCTACTTCAGCGTCGTTACGTTCACGACGCTCGGCTATGGCGACTGGGTTCCACTCGGGTATGCGAAAGGGCTCGCGATGGCCGAATCGCTCATCGGGACGTTCATCGCATCGCTTCTGATTTACGTACTCGCGCGACGGGTCATGTGGTGA
- a CDS encoding DUF63 family protein yields the protein MSQSGVRTRAATGFATGAALSVGGLLCLSSLLSDVGHVHVLWPTVSVLGAVALTAMVWVAVHRASPPVSKQAGWMGVFVVFGQAIDAVSTAVGVDILAVSEQVPLSRAVLNLAATLPTASIIGVGWLFVVLKLSLATGLVWVVATDSETTPLGTRLLFLAAGLAGFLPGVRNLVLYALA from the coding sequence ATGAGCCAGAGTGGTGTTCGCACGCGGGCAGCGACGGGGTTCGCCACCGGTGCGGCACTCTCTGTGGGAGGACTTCTATGTCTATCCTCGCTTTTGAGTGATGTTGGCCACGTGCACGTCCTATGGCCTACTGTTAGTGTTCTCGGAGCGGTTGCACTCACAGCCATGGTCTGGGTTGCTGTCCATCGCGCCTCGCCACCGGTATCCAAACAGGCTGGCTGGATGGGTGTGTTCGTCGTCTTCGGACAGGCGATTGACGCGGTTTCGACGGCAGTCGGCGTCGACATTCTCGCCGTGTCCGAGCAGGTGCCGCTTTCACGCGCCGTCTTAAATCTCGCTGCGACGCTCCCCACCGCATCGATAATCGGCGTCGGATGGCTCTTCGTCGTCCTCAAGCTGAGTCTCGCAACGGGTCTGGTCTGGGTAGTCGCCACCGACAGCGAAACGACGCCGCTCGGGACGCGGCTTCTCTTTCTCGCAGCGGGGCTCGCCGGTTTCCTCCCCGGAGTTCGAAACCTCGTCCTCTATGCGCTGGCGTGA
- a CDS encoding class I SAM-dependent methyltransferase: protein MSERGRSIYDWWSRHERLFNRLYDVAFLGRETELRERAVKSLALDSGERVLELGCGLGNSFEALRTRVGSQGAVVGVDYSHGMVERAAERVRQAGWRNVHLVHGDSGRLGADDGAFDAVYAAMTLSAMPNPADAVDTAYRALRPGGRIVVLDAQPFQEFPWTILNPVIVPLSKYTTNWFPEENIPTALASRFGSTTVATFNGGTIFIATARKPKQNDEI, encoded by the coding sequence GTGAGCGAGCGCGGTCGGTCGATCTACGACTGGTGGAGTCGTCACGAACGCCTGTTCAACCGACTGTACGATGTCGCCTTCCTCGGTCGTGAGACCGAACTCCGCGAGCGGGCGGTGAAGTCGCTTGCGCTCGACTCCGGCGAGCGCGTACTGGAACTCGGCTGTGGTCTGGGCAACTCCTTCGAAGCGCTTCGCACTCGTGTGGGGAGCCAGGGAGCTGTAGTCGGCGTGGACTACAGCCACGGAATGGTGGAGCGCGCCGCCGAACGGGTTCGGCAGGCAGGCTGGAGGAACGTTCATCTAGTACATGGTGATTCAGGGCGTCTCGGAGCCGATGACGGGGCGTTCGATGCGGTCTATGCTGCAATGACGCTGAGTGCCATGCCGAATCCAGCAGACGCGGTCGACACGGCGTACCGAGCGCTGCGTCCCGGCGGTCGGATTGTCGTCCTCGACGCGCAGCCATTTCAAGAGTTCCCGTGGACGATTCTCAACCCCGTGATCGTCCCTCTCTCGAAGTACACGACGAACTGGTTTCCCGAGGAAAACATCCCAACAGCGCTCGCCAGCCGATTCGGATCAACGACGGTAGCCACATTCAACGGTGGAACGATTTTCATCGCTACCGCACGAAAACCGAAGCAGAACGACGAGATATAG
- a CDS encoding copper-translocating P-type ATPase, with the protein MSEHSIRDETERGNEPATTDTPPTHRPGDSGDDIAQTDHSGHEEMFRRRFWISLALSIPVIVFSEFIQDIFNYTAPVFPGSEWITPILSVVVFAYGGVPFLSMARTELENREPGMMMLISLAITVAFVYSLASLVLPGTTPFFWELVTLIDIMLLGHWMEMRSVRQASGALDELAKLMPDTAERVTEGGDTEEVPIDELTEDDVVLVRPGASVPADGEVIEGESSVDESMITGESRPVDKDPGSEVVAGTVNQDGSLRVRVTTTGEETTLAGIMRLVDEAQQSKSRTQLLADQAAGWLFYVALGVAALTLVGWVIATGFDIMVLERVVTVLVIACPHALGLAVPLVVAINTSTAAQNGMLIRDRIAMEESRNLDTVMFDKTGTLTKGEQGVVGVETAEDWDEARAFGVAAAVEGDSEHMIARAIRNAADERDVDRPQVSEFENLRGLGVRATVDGTTVHLGGPNLLRKFDIERSESITSFAEEAGANAQTVIYLVREETDVVAAFALADVIREESHQTIRALHDMDIEVAMITGDSEDVAAAVSEELDIDQYFAEVLPEEKDQMVTQLQEEGKLVAMVGDGVNDAPALTRADVGIAIGSGTDVAIESGDIILVENNPLDVMRLVRLSKASYRKMQENLVWATGYNVFALPLAAGVLAPIGILLSPAVGAVFMSLSTIIVAINARRLRGVDLS; encoded by the coding sequence ATGAGCGAACATTCGATACGTGACGAAACCGAACGAGGAAACGAACCTGCAACCACCGACACACCGCCGACCCACCGGCCCGGCGATAGCGGCGATGACATCGCTCAGACGGACCACTCAGGTCACGAGGAGATGTTCCGCCGACGCTTCTGGATATCGCTGGCTCTCTCGATTCCAGTCATCGTCTTCAGCGAATTCATCCAGGATATCTTCAACTACACCGCACCTGTCTTCCCCGGCAGTGAATGGATAACGCCGATTCTCTCGGTAGTCGTCTTCGCGTATGGGGGCGTGCCGTTCCTCTCGATGGCGCGGACGGAGCTCGAAAACCGCGAGCCGGGCATGATGATGCTCATCTCGCTGGCGATCACCGTCGCGTTCGTCTACTCGCTGGCGAGCCTCGTCCTTCCGGGGACGACGCCGTTTTTCTGGGAGCTCGTAACGCTGATCGACATCATGCTGCTGGGCCACTGGATGGAGATGCGCTCGGTCCGGCAGGCCTCGGGTGCACTTGACGAGCTCGCAAAGCTCATGCCCGACACCGCAGAGCGCGTCACCGAGGGCGGCGACACCGAGGAAGTTCCGATTGATGAGTTGACCGAGGACGACGTCGTGCTCGTCCGTCCGGGCGCGAGCGTCCCTGCCGACGGCGAAGTCATCGAGGGCGAGTCATCGGTCGACGAGTCGATGATAACCGGCGAGTCCCGTCCGGTCGACAAAGATCCTGGTAGCGAAGTCGTCGCCGGGACGGTCAACCAGGACGGCAGCCTCCGTGTGCGGGTGACCACGACGGGTGAGGAGACGACGCTGGCGGGTATCATGCGTCTCGTCGATGAAGCTCAGCAGTCGAAATCCCGGACGCAGTTGCTCGCCGACCAGGCGGCGGGCTGGCTGTTCTACGTCGCGTTGGGTGTTGCGGCTCTCACGCTGGTCGGCTGGGTCATCGCAACTGGCTTCGACATCATGGTCCTCGAACGTGTCGTCACCGTCCTCGTCATCGCGTGTCCGCACGCGCTTGGACTCGCGGTCCCACTCGTAGTTGCAATCAACACCTCGACCGCGGCCCAGAACGGGATGCTCATCCGCGACCGCATTGCCATGGAAGAGTCCCGGAATCTCGATACAGTGATGTTCGATAAAACTGGGACGCTCACCAAGGGTGAGCAGGGCGTCGTCGGCGTCGAGACGGCTGAAGACTGGGACGAAGCACGGGCGTTTGGCGTGGCTGCGGCCGTCGAGGGCGACTCCGAGCACATGATCGCCCGTGCCATCCGGAACGCGGCCGACGAGCGCGACGTCGACCGTCCGCAGGTCTCGGAGTTCGAGAACCTCCGTGGTCTCGGCGTCCGCGCTACCGTGGATGGGACGACTGTGCATCTCGGCGGACCGAACCTCCTCAGAAAATTCGACATCGAGCGGTCCGAATCCATCACGTCGTTCGCCGAAGAAGCCGGCGCGAACGCACAGACGGTCATCTATCTCGTCCGCGAGGAAACCGATGTGGTCGCCGCGTTCGCACTCGCGGACGTCATCCGCGAGGAGAGCCACCAAACGATCCGAGCGCTCCATGATATGGACATCGAGGTGGCGATGATCACCGGCGATTCCGAGGACGTCGCGGCCGCGGTTTCCGAAGAGTTAGACATCGACCAGTACTTCGCTGAGGTGCTTCCCGAGGAGAAGGATCAAATGGTCACGCAGCTGCAAGAGGAGGGAAAGCTCGTTGCAATGGTCGGCGATGGAGTCAACGATGCACCCGCGTTGACGCGGGCCGATGTCGGTATCGCCATCGGCTCCGGTACTGACGTGGCCATTGAATCTGGCGACATCATCCTCGTCGAGAACAACCCGCTCGACGTGATGCGGCTCGTGCGCCTCTCGAAGGCGAGCTACCGGAAGATGCAGGAGAATCTCGTCTGGGCGACCGGCTACAACGTCTTCGCGCTCCCGCTCGCCGCGGGGGTACTCGCACCGATCGGTATCCTGCTTTCGCCCGCAGTGGGCGCAGTATTCATGTCGCTGTCGACGATTATCGTCGCCATCAACGCCCGCCGACTCCGCGGAGTAGACCTCTCGTGA
- a CDS encoding multicopper oxidase family protein, translating to MNLDISRRELLAATGGASLSMLAGCSSSSSSTDSSTPTVASAPASAEPSPEAATSQSPTVPKNADQQRTLTATTGPISPNGTERSNPAWLYDGQTPGPELRVAEGDVLQVSLENQLPDPTTIHWHGIPLANPMDGVPNVTQAPVEPDGTFTYTFEAVPAGTYFYHSHIGLQLDRHLIGPLIVEEESPHVAFDRDIVVIFNDYLRGAPQPESEWAVQGGGGMGGGMGGGMGRNQMDGGMNMASRPDYAGLLANGRLPSNPSEFTIEKGEWLRVRFINASGATTFRVGLGGHRLNITHADGQPVEPVTTDSFAFGPGERYDAVVEANNPGAWAIEARSVDGDEQPATATLRYEGATGTPRKPSFDGNQLGYGDLHAVESIEGLQGSPDRTFDVTLSAGRGPGTWLINGQRFPDADPFAVKAGEHVRIRLNNRSPVAHPMHLHGHFFHVGDVLKDTVMVPGHMGRVTIDFLADNPGEWLFHCHNIYHLDGGMGRIIEYTG from the coding sequence ATGAACCTGGATATCTCTCGACGAGAGCTGCTCGCAGCCACCGGGGGCGCGTCTCTTAGCATGCTTGCCGGCTGTTCGTCTTCGTCGTCGAGCACCGATTCGTCCACGCCGACCGTGGCTTCGGCCCCAGCAAGCGCCGAGCCATCGCCCGAAGCAGCCACCTCGCAGTCACCGACCGTCCCGAAAAACGCTGATCAGCAGCGAACGCTCACTGCCACGACCGGCCCGATTTCGCCCAACGGAACCGAACGCTCGAATCCCGCATGGCTCTACGACGGACAGACGCCCGGACCGGAACTGCGGGTCGCCGAGGGCGACGTGCTTCAGGTCAGCCTCGAAAACCAGCTGCCCGACCCAACGACGATACACTGGCACGGGATTCCGCTCGCCAACCCGATGGACGGCGTGCCGAACGTCACGCAAGCGCCCGTCGAACCCGACGGCACGTTCACCTACACCTTCGAAGCGGTCCCGGCCGGGACGTATTTCTATCACAGTCATATTGGGCTACAGCTCGACCGCCACCTCATCGGCCCGCTCATCGTCGAGGAGGAGTCGCCACACGTTGCGTTCGACCGCGACATCGTCGTGATCTTCAACGATTACCTGCGGGGTGCCCCGCAGCCGGAATCCGAATGGGCCGTTCAGGGCGGAGGCGGTATGGGTGGTGGAATGGGTGGAGGTATGGGTCGCAATCAGATGGACGGTGGTATGAACATGGCCTCACGTCCGGACTACGCGGGCCTGCTCGCAAACGGCCGTCTTCCGTCGAATCCATCGGAGTTCACCATCGAAAAGGGCGAATGGCTCCGAGTCCGATTCATCAACGCCAGCGGGGCGACGACGTTTCGCGTCGGTCTCGGTGGCCATCGACTGAACATCACCCACGCCGATGGCCAGCCCGTCGAACCCGTCACGACCGACTCGTTCGCCTTCGGTCCCGGCGAGCGCTACGATGCAGTCGTCGAAGCGAACAATCCCGGAGCGTGGGCCATCGAGGCCCGGTCGGTCGATGGCGACGAACAACCGGCCACGGCGACGCTGCGCTACGAGGGTGCTACCGGCACTCCACGCAAACCGTCGTTCGATGGCAATCAGCTCGGCTACGGCGACCTTCACGCGGTTGAATCCATCGAGGGGCTACAGGGGTCACCGGACCGGACGTTCGATGTCACCCTCTCGGCAGGCCGCGGTCCGGGAACGTGGCTCATCAACGGCCAGCGATTCCCCGACGCGGACCCGTTTGCCGTGAAGGCTGGCGAGCACGTTCGGATACGGCTGAACAATCGAAGTCCAGTCGCTCACCCAATGCATCTCCACGGACACTTCTTCCACGTCGGCGACGTGCTCAAGGACACGGTGATGGTGCCGGGCCACATGGGCCGGGTCACGATTGACTTCCTCGCGGACAATCCTGGCGAGTGGCTGTTCCACTGTCACAACATCTACCATCTCGACGGCGGTATGGGACGTATCATCGAATACACCGGCTGA
- a CDS encoding SHOCT domain-containing protein yields the protein MANSTRTDLATILLVGLAILVLAPMLMMGFAMPMMGGMYGYGAGGNAGLVGLLVPLVVLLVVLGAGYLLVRRVAGHTDSRDTALEELRSAYARGDLSDEEFETRREKLESD from the coding sequence ATGGCCAACTCTACTCGGACGGACCTTGCGACGATACTACTGGTCGGTCTCGCCATCCTCGTGTTGGCTCCGATGCTCATGATGGGATTCGCAATGCCGATGATGGGTGGGATGTACGGCTATGGCGCGGGCGGGAACGCCGGACTCGTCGGGCTTCTCGTCCCGCTCGTCGTGCTTCTCGTGGTTCTCGGAGCCGGCTATCTCCTCGTCCGTCGCGTAGCCGGCCACACCGACTCGCGTGATACTGCGCTGGAGGAACTCCGGAGCGCCTACGCACGCGGCGACCTCTCCGACGAGGAGTTCGAAACTCGCCGGGAGAAACTCGAAAGCGACTGA
- a CDS encoding DUF302 domain-containing protein codes for MTYTLTTTADESLDEAVAATTDALEDEGFGVLSDIDVRETLKQKLDVDTRQYRILGACNPQLAHEGLDEEPELGALLPCNVIVYESDDSVTVSAVDPGQLVGITDNPALDSIAEEVYERFERVLETVGEEA; via the coding sequence ATGACGTACACGCTCACCACGACCGCCGACGAATCGCTCGACGAAGCAGTGGCCGCGACAACTGATGCACTTGAAGACGAAGGATTCGGTGTCCTCAGCGATATCGATGTCCGTGAGACGCTCAAACAGAAACTCGACGTCGACACTCGACAGTACCGCATCCTCGGTGCATGTAACCCACAGCTCGCCCACGAAGGTCTCGACGAAGAACCCGAACTGGGTGCGCTCCTGCCATGCAACGTCATCGTCTACGAATCCGACGACAGTGTGACCGTGAGCGCGGTCGATCCCGGACAGCTCGTCGGCATCACCGACAACCCCGCGCTTGATTCCATCGCCGAAGAAGTCTACGAGCGCTTCGAGCGCGTCCTTGAAACCGTTGGCGAGGAGGCGTGA
- a CDS encoding heavy-metal-associated domain-containing protein, with product MTTTITVEGMSCEHCEQTVEEALQGISGVSDVRADHEAENATIEGDPDSDAIVRAVEDTGYEASV from the coding sequence ATGACGACGACAATCACAGTCGAAGGAATGAGCTGCGAGCACTGTGAACAGACTGTCGAGGAGGCACTTCAGGGCATCTCCGGCGTCTCGGATGTCCGTGCGGATCACGAGGCGGAAAACGCCACAATTGAGGGTGACCCTGACAGCGACGCCATCGTCCGAGCAGTCGAAGACACGGGTTACGAAGCCTCGGTGTGA
- a CDS encoding winged helix-turn-helix transcriptional regulator, which translates to MRDLDETDLEILDLLLSDARQPWSEIAEVVDLSPPAVSERVKRLQEIGIIRRFTVDVDRSQLYEGVPILLKLTVKSERFESVRAELLEAEAVEYVFTTAEHDLLCYALVVDGDVPTWLAEILDVRSIKDYDVQLLTGVKWTPTLRETKFALTCAECGNTVTREGTAARIGDELHQFCCSSCEARFEEQYERMEEEATG; encoded by the coding sequence ATGCGCGATCTCGATGAAACGGACCTCGAAATCCTCGACCTGTTGCTGAGCGATGCACGTCAGCCGTGGAGCGAAATCGCCGAGGTGGTTGATCTGTCGCCACCGGCTGTCTCAGAGCGTGTCAAGCGGCTACAGGAGATAGGCATCATCCGTCGCTTTACCGTCGATGTCGACCGGTCACAGCTTTACGAGGGCGTTCCCATTCTCCTGAAGCTCACGGTTAAATCGGAACGGTTCGAATCCGTCCGTGCAGAGCTTCTCGAAGCCGAAGCAGTCGAATACGTGTTCACGACCGCCGAACACGATCTCCTCTGCTACGCACTCGTTGTCGATGGCGATGTCCCAACGTGGCTTGCAGAGATACTCGACGTACGGAGCATCAAGGACTACGACGTACAGCTTCTGACGGGTGTCAAATGGACGCCCACCCTCAGGGAAACGAAGTTCGCTCTGACGTGTGCTGAGTGCGGCAATACCGTCACCCGTGAAGGGACTGCCGCCCGTATCGGCGACGAACTCCACCAGTTCTGCTGTTCCTCGTGTGAAGCCCGGTTTGAAGAGCAGTACGAACGGATGGAAGAGGAAGCAACAGGGTAG